ACTTGAGAAAAGCGGTATTTCTGTACCTGTATTGTCCTCAAGAGGTTACGATCTGCCTCCTTACATACAGAAAGGATGGGCTGTTGTCTGTATTAGCTACAGCGGAAACACGGAAGAGACTTTAAGCGTGGCAAAGCAAGCTACAGAAAGGGGTATAAAACCCATATGTGTAAGCACTGGAGGGAAGTTGAAAGATTTTGCAAAGGAGGAAGGACTCACTCATATTCAGTTGCCTGCAGGTTATCCGCCCAGGTACGCGCTGGGTTTCATGTTATCAGCTTTACTTTCCTTGGTGGGAATGCAGGAGAGCCTTAAAGGTATGGCGCTGTTTTTAGAAAAAAATAGGGAAAGCGTAAAACAGGATGCGCAAAAGTTAGCCAGTGTTCTTGAAAGATACATACCTGTATTGTATGCCACGCCTTCTCTTGAAGCTGTAGCCTTCAGGTGGAAGACACAGATAAACGAAAACGCTAAAACCCTCTGCTACACAGCTATACTGCCGGAACTACACCACAATGAAATTGTAGGGCTTGACAATCCAACAACGCGAAGCTTTTGCAACTTTGTTTTGCTTTTTGATCCTGAAGACCATCCAAGAGTTATAAAGAGGGTGGAACTTACAGAGAGTATACTCAAAGATCTGGGGCTTTCCCCCTTTGTATTAAAGGGTAAGGGTGAGAACTTTCCACAGAGGCTTTTCTACCTCATACACATGGGAGACTGGGTAAGCTTTTATCTGGCACAGATCTACGGATACGATCCCATCCCGGTAAAAATCATAGACCTTATTAAAGAAAAACTCAGTCTATAATATATATAGTGATTCAGTGGCTGGTGTTTTCTCTATTCATACTTATAGCTCTTTTTTTGGATCTCTTCGTTTTACACAGAAAGCCCCATAAGGTATCTGTGAAAGAGTCCCTTCTGCTCTCCTTTTTTTGGATATCTTTGGGGCTTGGGTTCGGTCTCTATGTATGGTATACCAAGGGTTATACGCATGCAACCGAGTACATCACGGGATACCTGCTTGAAAAATCCCTCAGCTTGGATAACATATTTGTTTTCATACTCATATTTTCATACTTCAAAATTCCTGAGGAGTACAGGCACAAGATACTTTTCTGGGGTGTTTTTGGTGCCATAATAATGCGTGCGGTATTTATATTTACTGGGATAGGTTTAGTTGAAAGATTTGATTGGATAACTTATTTATTCGG
This genomic interval from Hydrogenobacter sp. contains the following:
- a CDS encoding bifunctional phosphoglucose/phosphomannose isomerase, whose protein sequence is MNAQEMLENFPKQLGTVSCESMNLKEYSGVVFSGMGGSGIVGDLTKVLLEKSGISVPVLSSRGYDLPPYIQKGWAVVCISYSGNTEETLSVAKQATERGIKPICVSTGGKLKDFAKEEGLTHIQLPAGYPPRYALGFMLSALLSLVGMQESLKGMALFLEKNRESVKQDAQKLASVLERYIPVLYATPSLEAVAFRWKTQINENAKTLCYTAILPELHHNEIVGLDNPTTRSFCNFVLLFDPEDHPRVIKRVELTESILKDLGLSPFVLKGKGENFPQRLFYLIHMGDWVSFYLAQIYGYDPIPVKIIDLIKEKLSL